From one Enterococcus sp. DIV2402 genomic stretch:
- a CDS encoding THUMP domain-containing class I SAM-dependent RNA methyltransferase, protein MKEKTFELVATAASGLEALVGKELRNLGIECQVENGRARFKGTVETIAKANLWLRTADRIKIVVGEFDAYSFDELFEKVKALPWEDYLPLDAEFPVAGKSIKSKLYSTPDCQAITKKAIVNRLREYYHRPASVPLAETGALFKLEVALLKDHVMVTLDTTGPSLFKRGYRLEKGGAPLKENMAAALVQLTNWHTDRPFVDPVCGSGTICIEAALIGHNIAPGFNREFACEAWDWFPAETFEKVRAEADAAADYDVELDIMGTDINGRMIDIARANAEEIGLGDSITFKQQALKDFKTEKEYGVILANPPYGERLGEEESVRQLYKEMGEVFRPLKTWSKYILTSDLLFEEFYGEKATKKRKLYNGALRTDLFQYWGTRPPRKPRIEE, encoded by the coding sequence ATGAAAGAAAAAACCTTTGAGCTAGTAGCTACAGCGGCAAGTGGTTTAGAAGCATTAGTTGGAAAAGAGTTACGTAACTTAGGGATTGAATGTCAAGTTGAAAATGGCCGGGCTCGTTTCAAAGGCACAGTGGAAACGATTGCTAAGGCTAATTTATGGTTGCGCACAGCTGATCGTATTAAAATTGTTGTTGGCGAATTTGATGCCTATAGTTTTGATGAATTATTTGAAAAAGTAAAAGCTTTGCCATGGGAAGACTATCTACCATTGGATGCGGAGTTCCCAGTTGCTGGAAAATCAATCAAGTCAAAATTATATAGTACGCCGGATTGTCAAGCTATTACAAAAAAAGCAATCGTTAATCGTTTGCGTGAATATTATCATCGTCCTGCTAGTGTGCCATTGGCTGAAACAGGCGCTTTGTTTAAATTAGAAGTTGCTTTATTAAAAGACCATGTGATGGTGACCTTAGATACAACAGGTCCTAGTTTATTTAAACGAGGATACCGTTTGGAAAAAGGGGGAGCACCGCTAAAAGAAAATATGGCAGCAGCTTTAGTTCAATTGACTAATTGGCATACGGATCGTCCATTTGTTGATCCTGTATGTGGTTCAGGAACGATTTGTATTGAGGCAGCACTTATTGGACATAACATTGCGCCAGGGTTTAATCGTGAATTTGCTTGTGAAGCATGGGATTGGTTCCCAGCAGAAACTTTTGAGAAGGTGCGAGCTGAAGCAGATGCAGCAGCAGACTATGACGTTGAATTAGATATTATGGGAACGGACATTAATGGTCGAATGATTGACATCGCTCGTGCTAACGCTGAAGAAATCGGTTTAGGTGATTCAATTACTTTCAAACAACAAGCTTTGAAAGATTTTAAAACAGAAAAAGAATATGGCGTTATCTTAGCCAATCCGCCTTATGGTGAACGTCTAGGTGAAGAAGAGAGCGTCCGTCAATTATACAAAGAGATGGGTGAAGTTTTCCGACCTTTAAAAACATGGAGCAAATATATTTTAACAAGTGATTTATTGTTTGAAGAATTCTATGGTGAGAAAGCAACCAAAAAACGTAAGCTATATAACGGTGCGTTAAGAACGGACTTATTCCAATATTGGGGAACAAGACCTCCAAGAAAACCAAGAATTGAGGAATAA
- a CDS encoding carboxypeptidase M32, protein MQEQEFLQELKEIDLLQQALAILEWDSQTGMPDNANDYRSEVTSYLYGQYFEKKVGPKIAEAITYFDNHPEELSEVGAAAFQVVKEEYELNHAVPNELMTEYSRATSKAHSAWQKSRAQKDFKLFRDALAENIRLTKALIPYWQKEEKTAYDVLLNQYEPNMTTAILDQVFAEVRDGIIQIRQTLLENGQEPRVDFLARKMPEAQQRKFISKVIQELGYDMDRGRLDNTIHPFATGINHRDVRLTTRWNEHDFSMGIFGVIHEAGHGMYEQNIDEKFEYTPVHEGASMGIHESQSLFNEIIIGSNQAFWQKQYPYFQECAEGTFDDISFDEFYKALKRTQASLIRIEADSLTYVLHIIIRYEIEKMIFNDNVSVDELPQIWNDKYEEYLGIRPENDLEGILQDVHWSGGSFGYFPSYALGYMYAAQLYHAMQKELDVDQVLASEDYTPIKNWLTEHIHRFGASKKPNQLILEATNEPLNPTYLLDYLRTIYYTVYQVNE, encoded by the coding sequence ATGCAGGAACAGGAATTTTTACAAGAATTAAAAGAAATTGATTTGTTACAGCAAGCTTTAGCGATTTTAGAGTGGGATTCACAAACAGGGATGCCTGATAATGCCAATGATTATCGTAGTGAGGTGACAAGTTATTTATATGGTCAATATTTTGAAAAAAAAGTCGGACCAAAAATAGCAGAAGCGATTACTTATTTTGACAATCATCCAGAAGAATTATCAGAAGTGGGTGCTGCTGCATTCCAAGTAGTGAAGGAAGAATATGAGCTAAATCATGCTGTTCCTAATGAATTGATGACTGAATATTCACGGGCAACGTCAAAAGCGCATAGTGCTTGGCAAAAGTCCCGTGCACAGAAAGATTTTAAGCTATTTCGTGATGCTCTAGCAGAAAATATTCGTTTAACGAAGGCACTCATTCCTTATTGGCAAAAAGAGGAAAAAACAGCCTATGATGTTTTGTTAAATCAGTATGAACCTAACATGACGACTGCCATTTTAGATCAAGTGTTTGCTGAAGTTCGTGATGGAATTATTCAAATTCGTCAAACGTTATTAGAAAATGGGCAAGAACCTCGTGTTGATTTTCTTGCGCGTAAGATGCCTGAAGCACAACAACGTAAGTTTATTAGTAAAGTAATTCAAGAACTGGGTTACGATATGGACCGCGGTCGTTTAGATAATACGATTCATCCGTTTGCTACGGGAATTAATCATCGTGATGTACGATTAACGACTCGTTGGAATGAACATGATTTTTCGATGGGGATTTTCGGAGTGATTCATGAAGCAGGTCATGGGATGTATGAACAAAATATTGATGAAAAATTTGAATATACCCCTGTACATGAAGGTGCTTCGATGGGGATTCATGAATCTCAATCCTTGTTTAACGAAATCATTATTGGAAGTAATCAGGCTTTTTGGCAAAAACAATATCCCTATTTCCAAGAATGTGCAGAAGGAACATTTGATGATATTTCATTTGACGAATTTTATAAAGCGTTAAAACGAACTCAAGCTAGTTTAATTCGAATTGAAGCAGATAGTTTGACCTATGTGTTGCATATTATTATTCGTTATGAAATAGAAAAAATGATTTTTAATGATAATGTTTCAGTTGATGAATTGCCACAAATTTGGAATGATAAATACGAAGAATATTTGGGAATTCGTCCAGAAAATGACTTGGAAGGTATTTTGCAAGACGTGCATTGGTCTGGCGGTAGTTTTGGTTACTTCCCGTCGTATGCATTAGGTTACATGTATGCGGCGCAATTGTATCATGCGATGCAAAAAGAGCTAGATGTTGATCAAGTATTAGCTTCTGAGGACTACACGCCTATTAAAAATTGGTTAACAGAGCATATTCATCGTTTTGGTGCGTCTAAAAAACCAAATCAATTAATTTTAGAAGCTACAAATGAGCCGTTAAATCCAACCTACTTATTAGATTATTTACGGACAATTTATTATACTGTTTATCAAGTCAACGAATAG
- a CDS encoding HD domain-containing protein, whose amino-acid sequence MKRLSQVITYTKEKLAHEQTGHDFLHVQRVAHLADFIIEQDKLAVNREVVLSSAYLHDVIDDKVVVDVAREIDELTQFLLSIDFSSARVQEILAIIQNLSFSKEVESGKQLLSLEGQIVQDADRLEALGAIGILRTAYYGGGHNHPIHNPELPPQVFTSKVDYRKGTTVINHFYEKLFLLPEKMNTQAGKKEANRRKKFMEDFLTEFYQEWNI is encoded by the coding sequence ATGAAACGATTGTCACAAGTTATTACCTATACAAAAGAAAAACTGGCACATGAACAAACAGGACATGATTTTTTACATGTTCAACGAGTAGCACATCTTGCTGATTTTATCATTGAACAAGACAAGTTAGCTGTCAATCGGGAAGTAGTATTAAGTAGTGCTTATTTACATGATGTGATTGATGATAAAGTGGTTGTAGATGTTGCCCGAGAAATTGATGAATTAACCCAATTTCTGCTATCAATTGATTTTTCATCAGCAAGGGTTCAAGAAATTTTAGCCATTATTCAAAATCTATCCTTTTCAAAAGAAGTAGAATCGGGAAAACAACTCCTGTCTTTGGAAGGGCAAATCGTACAAGATGCGGATCGCTTAGAAGCATTAGGTGCAATTGGAATCTTGCGTACTGCCTACTATGGTGGCGGACATAATCATCCTATTCATAATCCGGAATTGCCCCCGCAAGTATTTACTTCAAAAGTAGATTATCGTAAAGGAACAACGGTGATTAATCATTTTTATGAGAAATTATTTTTATTACCAGAAAAGATGAACACGCAAGCTGGAAAAAAAGAAGCGAATCGACGGAAGAAATTTATGGAAGACTTTTTAACAGAGTTTTATCAAGAATGGAATATTTAG
- a CDS encoding VanZ family protein: MSVYIEPIKIAVLVFPFLALAISAIFFIIQYRRYGRFVVSRALILYSFIFYLLCAYFLVILPLPSIEEVAKLTGPSMELTLGASVQNFLKETVLDIHRPQTYLAAMKQSVFLEPVFNVLLTLPFGIYLRYYFKKSFKQTVLLTFCLSLFFELTQLTGLYFIYPRSYRLFDVNDLLHNTLGGILGYFITPIFTFLLPTREEIDGRSYAKGTEVTYIRRGVAWGIDWLFIGFLTTLITIVLRLFTNDYTITLDNNLIVYFVQIFLYFICLPYLTNGQTLGKKIVRIRVIGDDTTRLSFKALFQRYGLLYMIYFALSRISLALVPGIQSDDYFQIVVSVLLSLMIFAIQAMFVINISWAIIRKNRRLFYEKISHTHIISTIKKRSA; the protein is encoded by the coding sequence ATATCTGTATATATCGAACCCATTAAGATTGCCGTGCTAGTCTTTCCATTTTTAGCACTAGCTATTTCTGCAATTTTCTTTATCATTCAATATCGCCGTTACGGTCGTTTTGTTGTATCACGTGCTCTTATTTTATATTCATTTATTTTTTATTTACTTTGTGCTTATTTTTTAGTGATATTACCGTTACCATCCATTGAGGAAGTTGCTAAATTAACAGGCCCATCAATGGAGTTGACTTTAGGAGCATCTGTACAAAATTTTTTAAAAGAGACGGTATTAGACATTCACCGTCCACAAACGTATCTAGCAGCTATGAAACAATCGGTTTTTTTGGAACCGGTCTTTAATGTATTGCTAACTTTGCCTTTTGGAATTTATTTGCGTTATTACTTTAAAAAATCATTCAAACAAACGGTACTATTAACGTTTTGTCTGTCCTTATTTTTTGAATTGACGCAATTAACAGGTTTGTATTTTATTTATCCTCGTTCCTATCGATTGTTTGATGTCAACGACTTGTTGCACAATACTCTTGGTGGCATATTAGGTTATTTCATTACACCGATTTTCACTTTCTTATTGCCAACTAGAGAAGAAATCGATGGGCGTTCTTACGCAAAAGGAACCGAAGTTACGTATATTCGCCGAGGTGTTGCGTGGGGAATTGATTGGCTTTTTATAGGATTTTTAACGACGCTCATCACGATTGTTTTACGTCTATTTACAAATGATTATACGATTACGTTAGACAACAATTTAATTGTTTATTTTGTCCAAATTTTTCTTTATTTTATCTGTTTACCATATCTAACAAATGGGCAAACACTGGGTAAAAAGATTGTTCGAATTCGTGTAATTGGTGACGATACGACAAGGCTTTCATTCAAAGCCTTATTTCAGCGATATGGTTTACTTTATATGATATATTTTGCCTTGAGTCGCATTAGTTTAGCATTAGTTCCAGGAATTCAAAGCGATGATTATTTTCAAATCGTAGTTTCTGTGCTATTGTCTTTAATGATTTTTGCTATTCAAGCAATGTTTGTTATTAATATTAGTTGGGCGATTATTAGAAAAAATCGTCGACTATTCTACGAAAAAATTAGCCACACACATATTATTAGTACGATTAAAAAGAGATCAGCATAG
- a CDS encoding DEAD/DEAH box helicase — MSFKRFAFQPFIYQALEDKKFSEPTEVQEKLIPVIKKGKSVVGQSQTGSGKTHTFLLPLMDKIDPSKDEVQIVITAPSRELATQIYQAAKQIAQFSIPEIRVTNFVGGTDKQRQLDRLKNQQPHVVIGTPGRILDMMNEQALSVHTALAFVVDEADMTLDMGFLAEVDQIAGRLPDKLQMLVFSATIPEKLRPFLKKYMENPLIEEIRPQAVISETIDNWLISTKGKNTNALIYDLLTTGHPYLAIVFANTKTRVDEITEYLREQGLRVAKIHGDITPRERKRVMRQVQNLEYQYVVATDLAARGIDIEGVSHVINAEVPEDLDFFIHRVGRTGRNQLSGTAITLYEPSDEQAITEIEALGVTFKPKEIKQGEIVDTYDRNRRKKREKSRDELDPTLIGLVKKKKKKIKPGYKKKIQWEIDKSNKAKRKIERRQQTRTARKNKKSSNN; from the coding sequence ATGTCATTCAAACGATTTGCATTTCAGCCATTTATTTATCAAGCTTTAGAGGATAAAAAATTCTCGGAGCCAACCGAAGTACAGGAAAAATTAATTCCTGTTATTAAAAAAGGAAAAAGTGTTGTTGGACAATCACAAACAGGAAGCGGAAAAACGCATACGTTTTTACTTCCTTTAATGGATAAAATTGATCCTTCAAAAGATGAAGTTCAAATAGTAATTACAGCGCCAAGTCGTGAATTAGCAACACAAATTTATCAAGCGGCTAAACAAATTGCTCAATTTTCAATACCCGAAATTCGAGTGACCAATTTTGTTGGCGGAACAGACAAACAGCGTCAGTTAGATCGTTTAAAAAACCAACAACCACATGTGGTTATCGGAACGCCTGGACGTATTTTAGATATGATGAATGAACAAGCTTTATCGGTTCATACAGCATTGGCATTTGTTGTTGATGAAGCAGATATGACATTAGATATGGGCTTCTTAGCAGAAGTTGATCAAATCGCTGGACGTTTGCCGGATAAACTACAAATGTTAGTCTTTTCAGCGACGATTCCTGAAAAACTACGCCCATTCTTAAAAAAATATATGGAAAATCCATTAATTGAAGAAATTCGCCCGCAAGCAGTTATTTCTGAAACAATTGACAACTGGTTAATTTCAACCAAAGGAAAAAATACCAATGCTTTAATTTATGACTTGTTAACAACGGGTCATCCGTATTTGGCCATCGTATTTGCAAATACAAAAACGCGTGTTGATGAAATTACAGAATATTTACGTGAACAAGGATTACGAGTGGCGAAAATCCATGGAGATATTACACCTCGTGAACGCAAACGAGTGATGCGCCAAGTACAAAATTTGGAATATCAATATGTCGTAGCAACTGATTTAGCTGCACGTGGAATTGATATTGAAGGCGTATCACATGTAATTAATGCAGAAGTACCAGAAGATTTAGATTTCTTTATCCATCGTGTTGGGCGTACAGGGCGTAATCAACTTTCTGGAACGGCGATTACTTTGTATGAGCCAAGTGATGAACAAGCTATCACTGAAATTGAAGCGTTAGGAGTAACGTTTAAACCTAAAGAAATTAAACAAGGTGAAATCGTGGATACTTATGATCGTAACCGTCGTAAAAAACGTGAAAAAAGCCGTGACGAACTTGATCCAACATTAATCGGATTAGTGAAGAAGAAAAAGAAAAAAATCAAACCTGGATATAAGAAGAAAATCCAATGGGAAATTGATAAGAGTAATAAAGCAAAACGTAAAATTGAGCGTCGCCAACAAACACGTACTGCTAGAAAAAATAAAAAAAGCTCAAATAACTAA
- a CDS encoding DNA-deoxyinosine glycosylase codes for MNQGLPPFYDEHTEILIVGSAPSQQSLVAQQYYANKGNQFWRVLFQALGVHDPQKYTERLRILKAYGIGLWDVYGSFHRTGSMDHQFQETTINDFSSLLADAPIKKIIANGKKAAEEIQIHRLFTDLTVINCLSTSGANNGRMTERLSEWQQALSINFALYYGSDAWLQAASFHLRYQVFVEEQNIPPHWEFDEIDAQQPNYFVLFERTIPVATIRYQAYSHDTIQPDRFCVAKTHRKRGLGKQLLQRFEEQALKDGYHYALLSAETTAIAFYEKLAYQRISEPFEEDGILCVTMRKRLTK; via the coding sequence ATGAACCAAGGTTTGCCTCCATTTTATGATGAACATACCGAAATTTTAATTGTTGGTAGTGCGCCCAGTCAGCAATCTTTGGTAGCGCAACAATATTATGCCAACAAAGGAAATCAATTTTGGCGTGTGCTTTTCCAGGCGCTTGGTGTCCATGATCCTCAAAAATATACCGAGCGATTGCGCATATTAAAAGCGTATGGAATAGGTTTATGGGATGTATATGGCAGTTTTCATCGGACAGGTAGTATGGACCATCAATTCCAAGAAACCACTATAAATGATTTTTCATCCCTATTGGCTGATGCGCCGATTAAGAAAATTATTGCTAATGGCAAAAAAGCGGCTGAAGAAATTCAAATTCACCGCTTGTTCACTGACTTAACCGTCATAAATTGCCTATCTACCAGTGGCGCAAATAATGGCCGAATGACTGAACGTCTATCTGAATGGCAACAGGCCCTTTCAATCAACTTTGCCTTGTATTATGGCAGTGATGCTTGGTTACAAGCAGCATCTTTCCATTTACGTTATCAAGTCTTCGTTGAAGAACAAAACATTCCTCCTCACTGGGAGTTTGATGAAATTGATGCGCAACAACCAAATTATTTTGTTTTATTTGAACGTACTATTCCTGTTGCGACCATTCGTTATCAAGCTTATTCGCACGATACGATTCAACCGGACCGTTTTTGTGTTGCCAAAACACATCGCAAGCGCGGGCTTGGTAAACAATTGCTGCAACGTTTTGAAGAACAAGCGCTGAAAGACGGCTATCACTATGCGCTTCTATCCGCCGAAACAACAGCGATTGCTTTTTATGAAAAATTAGCGTATCAACGCATATCTGAACCATTTGAAGAAGATGGTATCTTATGTGTGACTATGCGAAAACGATTAACTAAATAA
- a CDS encoding DUF7278 family profilin-like fold-containing protein, which yields MHLFEALEWSNWKNLSIEVKNQVINQVLMYFVSPLKRISDVEYKEFELAGVKCGTFECSIDGERFVLVPGSKEVILGWDSGIQGLPVTVWDTKVEQPDSHFKTIVQNYGLENAEDWDIFVNESTSALRKVSISPMLVQKDALPAGTKFIGQLDTITGEFQGLVEEFTPIEEKLRQHFKQPTNFEESLMWQLPTQIFEKDSFYALLNPTDETYRIYRHQTCTLTTLRQYLHQQMFDLLDENQWEYAVGAGTRKLFRWGMELDEKVNYYGKQVTKKMHQENMFGLFFDVSRTRWEITDSNRLKLEKQKDVGISLLDKLPLSSYYRSRKILAEDEILDPCDFLYRKVIVIAHQ from the coding sequence GTGCATCTCTTTGAAGCCTTAGAGTGGAGTAATTGGAAAAATTTATCCATCGAAGTCAAAAATCAAGTGATTAATCAAGTACTTATGTATTTTGTAAGTCCATTAAAACGAATCTCTGATGTGGAATACAAAGAATTTGAATTAGCAGGAGTGAAGTGTGGTACCTTTGAATGTTCAATTGATGGTGAACGTTTTGTTTTGGTTCCTGGAAGTAAAGAAGTTATTTTAGGCTGGGATTCAGGAATACAAGGCTTGCCTGTAACTGTATGGGATACCAAAGTAGAGCAACCTGATTCGCATTTTAAAACGATTGTACAAAATTATGGATTGGAAAACGCTGAAGATTGGGATATTTTTGTTAATGAATCAACTAGTGCGTTAAGAAAGGTTTCGATATCACCAATGCTCGTTCAAAAAGATGCGCTACCTGCTGGAACAAAATTTATCGGGCAATTGGATACCATCACTGGTGAATTTCAAGGCTTGGTGGAAGAATTCACACCGATTGAAGAAAAATTGCGCCAACATTTCAAACAGCCGACTAATTTTGAAGAGAGTTTAATGTGGCAGTTACCAACACAAATCTTTGAAAAAGATTCATTTTATGCCTTATTAAATCCTACTGATGAAACTTATCGTATTTATCGTCATCAAACTTGTACATTAACGACACTGCGCCAGTATCTCCATCAACAGATGTTTGACCTGCTTGATGAAAATCAATGGGAATATGCTGTTGGCGCAGGAACACGTAAATTATTTCGCTGGGGAATGGAATTAGACGAAAAAGTTAATTACTATGGTAAACAAGTCACGAAAAAAATGCATCAAGAAAACATGTTTGGTTTATTTTTTGATGTAAGTCGCACGCGATGGGAAATTACAGATTCCAATCGTTTGAAATTAGAAAAGCAAAAAGATGTGGGGATTTCACTACTTGATAAACTACCCTTATCTTCGTATTATCGCTCACGAAAAATTTTAGCTGAAGATGAAATCTTAGACCCGTGTGACTTTTTATATCGTAAAGTGATTGTCATCGCACACCAATAA
- the alaS gene encoding alanine--tRNA ligase, with product MKQLTSAEVRQMFLDFFKSKGHSVEPSASLVPVDDPTLLWINSGVATLKKYFDGSIVPENPRITNAQKSIRTNDIENVGRTARHHTMFEMLGNFSIGDYFKKEAIHWAWEFLTSPEWIGFDPEKLYVTVYPKDTEAKRIWLEEVGLSADHVVEVEDNFWDIGAGPSGPDSEIFYDRGEEFNDLAADDPENYPGGENERYLEIWNLVFSEFNHKPDDTYEPLPHKNIDTGMGLERMVSIIQGAPTNFETDLFLPIIHAIEEISGAVKYGENPVTDVSFKVIADHIRALSFAIGDGALPSNEGRGYVLRRLLRRAVMHGQKLQIQDSFLYKLVPVVGEIMESYYPEVLEKQAFIEKVIRTEEERFHETINEGLAILDQVIAQVKADDMDTLNGKDIFKLYDTYGFPVELTEEVAEEAGLKVDHAGFEKEMNAQRERARAARSNELSMGEQSALLTDIKVDSNYVGYERLQAESQLLVIVQEDSLVSETSAGQAQLIFAETPFYAEMGGQIADTGSILDEHGTLVATVENVKKAPNGQFLHHVEIKEAITEGVNYSLVVDVARHNRIIKNHTATHLLHKALKEILGSHANQAGSLVTPGHLRFDFTHFGQVTTEELQQMEQIVNEKIWAALPVVTVETDIDTAKSMGAMALFGEKYGHDVRVVNIADWSIELCGGNHVINTEDIGIFKIVSESGIGAGVRRIEAVTSKEAYELLHQEELRLRGIAQIVKAPQLKETVSRVEQLQTQLREVQKENEALASKLANQQAGDIFKDVKESNGLTYIAAQVNVKDMNQLRQLADQWKQKATSEVLVLATVANEKVNLLAAVNPDGLEKGLKAGDLIKAIAPKVGGGGGGRPDMAQAGGKNPEGIPAALAEVATWLANK from the coding sequence ATGAAACAATTAACTAGTGCAGAAGTACGTCAAATGTTTTTAGATTTCTTCAAATCAAAAGGACATTCAGTAGAACCAAGTGCATCACTTGTTCCTGTAGACGATCCAACTTTATTATGGATTAACTCAGGGGTGGCAACGCTAAAGAAATATTTTGATGGATCAATTGTTCCTGAAAATCCCCGAATCACAAATGCACAAAAATCAATTCGTACGAACGATATTGAAAATGTGGGACGCACCGCTCGTCACCATACCATGTTTGAAATGTTGGGAAACTTTTCAATCGGTGATTATTTCAAAAAAGAAGCTATTCACTGGGCATGGGAATTTTTAACATCACCAGAATGGATTGGTTTCGACCCTGAAAAATTATATGTAACGGTTTATCCAAAAGATACAGAAGCAAAACGCATTTGGCTAGAAGAAGTTGGCTTGTCAGCAGACCATGTTGTTGAAGTGGAAGATAATTTCTGGGATATTGGAGCTGGTCCAAGTGGTCCAGATAGTGAGATTTTCTATGATCGTGGCGAAGAGTTTAACGACTTAGCAGCAGATGACCCAGAAAATTATCCTGGTGGCGAAAATGAGCGTTATTTGGAAATCTGGAATTTGGTCTTTTCAGAATTTAACCATAAACCAGATGACACATATGAGCCATTACCTCATAAAAATATTGATACGGGTATGGGTTTAGAACGGATGGTTTCAATTATTCAAGGTGCACCAACCAATTTTGAAACAGATTTATTCTTACCGATTATTCATGCTATTGAAGAAATCAGTGGCGCAGTGAAATATGGCGAAAATCCAGTAACTGATGTGTCATTTAAAGTAATTGCGGACCATATTCGTGCCTTATCATTTGCGATTGGTGATGGTGCATTACCTTCAAATGAAGGACGTGGGTACGTTTTACGTCGTTTATTACGTCGCGCAGTTATGCATGGACAAAAATTACAAATTCAAGATTCGTTCTTATATAAATTGGTACCAGTTGTCGGTGAAATTATGGAAAGCTATTATCCAGAAGTTTTAGAAAAACAAGCATTCATTGAGAAAGTTATTCGTACAGAAGAAGAACGTTTCCATGAAACAATTAATGAAGGTCTAGCTATTTTAGATCAAGTTATCGCTCAAGTGAAAGCAGATGACATGGATACATTGAACGGAAAAGACATCTTCAAATTATATGATACGTACGGTTTCCCAGTAGAATTAACTGAAGAAGTAGCTGAAGAAGCTGGTTTGAAAGTCGACCATGCAGGTTTTGAAAAAGAAATGAATGCACAACGCGAACGTGCCCGTGCAGCTCGTAGCAATGAGCTTTCAATGGGCGAACAATCTGCTTTATTAACAGATATTAAAGTGGATAGTAACTATGTTGGTTATGAACGTTTACAAGCAGAAAGTCAATTGTTGGTGATTGTTCAAGAAGATAGTTTAGTTTCTGAAACATCTGCTGGTCAAGCACAATTAATTTTTGCTGAAACACCATTCTATGCAGAAATGGGTGGACAAATTGCGGATACTGGTTCTATTTTAGATGAACATGGAACATTGGTTGCTACTGTAGAAAATGTGAAAAAAGCACCAAATGGCCAATTTTTACATCATGTAGAAATAAAAGAAGCGATTACAGAAGGTGTAAACTATTCATTAGTCGTAGATGTGGCACGTCATAATCGTATCATTAAAAACCATACAGCAACTCACTTGTTGCATAAAGCGTTAAAAGAAATTCTCGGTTCACATGCAAACCAAGCAGGGTCATTAGTAACTCCAGGACATTTACGTTTTGACTTTACTCATTTTGGTCAAGTAACAACCGAAGAATTGCAACAAATGGAACAAATTGTGAATGAAAAAATCTGGGCTGCATTACCTGTTGTGACCGTTGAAACAGATATTGATACTGCAAAATCAATGGGTGCTATGGCATTGTTTGGTGAAAAATATGGACATGATGTGCGTGTAGTAAATATCGCTGATTGGTCAATTGAATTGTGTGGTGGAAATCACGTAATTAATACAGAAGATATTGGTATTTTCAAAATCGTTTCTGAGTCAGGGATTGGTGCAGGTGTACGTCGTATTGAAGCTGTAACAAGCAAAGAAGCTTATGAATTGTTGCATCAGGAAGAACTACGTTTACGTGGAATTGCGCAAATTGTGAAAGCACCACAATTGAAAGAAACGGTTTCTCGTGTAGAACAATTGCAAACACAATTACGTGAAGTACAAAAAGAAAATGAAGCATTAGCAAGTAAATTAGCCAATCAACAAGCTGGTGATATTTTCAAAGACGTAAAAGAAAGCAATGGCTTGACGTATATTGCTGCTCAAGTGAATGTAAAAGACATGAATCAATTACGCCAATTAGCCGATCAGTGGAAGCAAAAAGCCACTTCAGAAGTATTGGTTCTAGCAACTGTTGCTAACGAAAAAGTAAACTTATTAGCTGCAGTTAATCCAGATGGGTTGGAAAAAGGTCTAAAAGCTGGTGATTTAATCAAAGCAATCGCTCCAAAAGTAGGCGGTGGCGGTGGTGGACGCCCAGATATGGCTCAAGCTGGTGGTAAAAATCCAGAAGGTATTCCAGCAGCCTTAGCTGAAGTAGCAACTTGGTTAGCAAATAAATAA